AAATATTGCTTTGACTTTCTGGTAACAAGTGAAGGAGAGTCGGTTCCAATCCCTCAATACTATCGAAAGTCTCAGAAGCGATTAAAAACTCTACAAAAGCGTTTATCTCGCCAGAAAAATGGCAGCAAAAGATGGCTAAAAGCTGTCAAAGCTGTGGCTAAACAACATAAAAAAATTGCCGACAAGCGTAAGGATTTTCATTTCAAAACCGCCAATGAGTTATTATCAAAAGCTGAGGCTATCGCTCACGAAAACTTAAATATTAAAGGGCTGGCAAAAACAAGATTGAGCAAGTCAATTAACGATGCTGGATGGGGGCAATTCCTAACTATTTTAACTGTCAAAGCTGAGAAGGCTGGACGGAAAACTATAGCTGTGAACCCTC
This region of Oscillatoria salina IIICB1 genomic DNA includes:
- a CDS encoding RNA-guided endonuclease InsQ/TnpB family protein — its product is KYCFDFLVTSEGESVPIPQYYRKSQKRLKTLQKRLSRQKNGSKRWLKAVKAVAKQHKKIADKRKDFHFKTANELLSKAEAIAHENLNIKGLAKTRLSKSINDAGWGQFLTILTVKAEKAGRKTIAVNPQNTSQDCSNCGEKVPKELSQRTHSCPHCGIEIDRDLNAAINIKNRAAGHSVLKARGVRRNSGTAKREAHAIP